A portion of the Stigmatella aurantiaca DW4/3-1 genome contains these proteins:
- a CDS encoding alkaline phosphatase family protein, translated as MRTFARWSGEPIHVSTVLTSDMHAWARGLAQRIGRRVPPLAATRRRRLLLVHLDGVPKQLLDEAVHTRRMPFFSRLVRSGAYRLEEAFWGSPASTPCFQAGLLYGIEHPNLPAYSWFDREMGRQVRMNTPQDASDIEQRLGRTRCPRLFAEGGHTYFSLFRGGAGNRVCMSTLSSLGVLGRALSSEMEGLLAASTVSPGRYLRLLGRDSWHALCEAWCWGRALRDFRHEGGFLLSRVLLQRLGWSFAHTKALVDMVRGVPILYLVFGNYDEVAHRRGPRSELALAELERVDGYLAELYAMARTVERPYDLIFLTDHGHVESLPFEQRQGWRLEDMLLRGPSATLPESVRRGLLDGRVPGPAGASGPPEVPMVIESGNFAHVYLTRRRQPLEARELLADHRDVLARASLHPDIGMVALRRGDSAVALVKGEVYGAGEMERAPLAEEFSRRAVANYLHELPFMPTAGDLVLFGEAVRPGATVGFAWEFGSHGGLTRTETCSTVCWPGEGPVDLSGLTHCVNLHQRLSEAYLA; from the coding sequence ATGCGCACCTTCGCTCGCTGGAGCGGGGAGCCAATCCACGTGAGCACGGTACTCACCTCGGACATGCATGCCTGGGCGCGGGGCCTTGCACAACGCATTGGTCGGCGGGTGCCCCCGCTCGCCGCGACAAGGCGCAGGCGCCTGCTGCTCGTCCACCTGGACGGGGTACCCAAGCAGCTGCTGGATGAGGCAGTGCACACCAGGCGCATGCCCTTCTTCTCGCGCTTGGTGCGCTCGGGGGCCTATCGCCTCGAAGAGGCTTTCTGGGGCTCGCCTGCCTCCACGCCGTGCTTCCAGGCGGGGCTCCTCTATGGAATCGAGCACCCGAACCTCCCGGCGTACTCGTGGTTCGACCGCGAGATGGGGCGGCAGGTGCGGATGAACACGCCCCAGGATGCAAGCGACATCGAACAGCGGCTGGGTCGCACGCGGTGCCCTCGCCTGTTCGCGGAAGGGGGGCACACGTACTTTTCGTTGTTCCGTGGAGGGGCGGGCAACAGGGTGTGCATGAGCACCTTGTCGAGCCTGGGGGTGCTGGGGCGCGCGCTGTCCTCGGAGATGGAGGGGCTCCTGGCGGCGAGCACCGTGAGCCCCGGGCGTTACCTGCGCTTGCTGGGGCGGGACTCCTGGCACGCGCTCTGCGAGGCTTGGTGCTGGGGCCGCGCGCTCCGGGACTTCCGGCACGAAGGGGGCTTTCTCCTCAGCCGTGTGCTGTTGCAGCGGTTGGGGTGGAGCTTCGCTCACACCAAAGCGCTGGTGGACATGGTGCGGGGCGTCCCCATCCTCTACCTTGTGTTCGGCAATTACGACGAAGTGGCGCACCGCCGTGGACCCCGCTCGGAGCTGGCGCTCGCGGAGCTGGAGCGCGTGGATGGCTACCTCGCGGAGCTGTATGCGATGGCCCGCACCGTCGAGCGTCCGTACGATCTCATTTTCCTCACCGACCATGGCCACGTGGAGAGCCTTCCCTTCGAGCAACGCCAGGGCTGGCGCCTGGAGGACATGCTGCTCAGAGGACCATCGGCAACGCTGCCGGAATCCGTGCGCCGGGGCTTGTTGGACGGGCGAGTGCCAGGGCCGGCCGGCGCGAGCGGCCCCCCGGAGGTGCCGATGGTCATCGAGTCGGGCAACTTCGCCCACGTCTACCTGACCCGGAGACGCCAGCCGTTGGAGGCGCGGGAACTGCTGGCGGACCATCGGGACGTGCTGGCGCGGGCGTCGCTTCACCCGGACATCGGCATGGTGGCCCTGCGGCGCGGGGACTCGGCCGTGGCGCTGGTGAAGGGGGAAGTCTACGGCGCGGGGGAGATGGAGAGGGCCCCCCTGGCGGAGGAGTTCAGCCGCCGCGCCGTCGCGAATTACCTGCACGAGTTGCCCTTCATGCCCACCGCGGGGGATCTGGTCCTCTTCGGTGAGGCCGTTCGGCCAGGGGCCACGGTGGGCTTTGCCTGGGAGTTTGGCTCCCACGGTGGGCTCACGCGCACGGAGACGTGCAGCACGGTGTGTTGGCCAGGGGAAGGGCCCGTGGATCTCTCGGGCTTGACCCATTGCGTGAACCTGCACCAGCGGCTCTCGGAGGCCTACCTTGCCTGA
- the mvk gene encoding mevalonate kinase — protein sequence MNSRAAPWVGFGSGKVILLGEHSVVYGHPALAGPLSYGVTARAVPAKRCYLSLPGTLGRAQRNLLTQAFQRAAVLCGSPPVKVTLESELPLSMGLGSSGALAVASTRVLLKASGRDDSPEAVARLALEMEQEFHGTPSGVDHTTSAQQKLLLYKRTAGQSTGKVRILKSPRPLKMLVALVGDRSPTKHTVAALRARQARWPERYTRLFKQIGTLASEGAKAVEQGDLEALGDAMNVNQGLLAALGLSSPPLEEMVYRLRGLGALGAKLTGAGGDGGAVIGLFLEPEPAVAKLLELGVRCFTSQLAGPRAL from the coding sequence ATGAATTCAAGGGCGGCCCCCTGGGTGGGCTTTGGCTCCGGCAAGGTCATCCTGCTGGGCGAACACAGTGTGGTGTATGGCCATCCGGCACTCGCCGGGCCCCTGTCGTACGGGGTGACGGCGCGGGCCGTCCCGGCCAAGCGGTGCTACCTCTCGCTGCCGGGCACGCTCGGCCGCGCCCAGCGCAACCTGCTCACCCAGGCCTTCCAGCGTGCGGCCGTGCTGTGCGGGAGCCCGCCGGTGAAGGTGACGCTGGAGTCCGAGCTGCCGCTGTCCATGGGGCTGGGCAGCTCCGGGGCGCTCGCGGTGGCCAGCACCCGGGTGCTGCTGAAGGCCTCGGGCAGGGACGACTCGCCCGAGGCAGTGGCGCGGCTGGCCCTGGAGATGGAGCAGGAGTTCCACGGCACGCCCTCGGGAGTGGACCACACCACGAGCGCTCAGCAGAAGTTGCTGCTCTACAAGCGCACCGCGGGCCAGTCCACGGGCAAGGTGCGGATCCTCAAGAGCCCGCGGCCGCTCAAGATGCTGGTGGCCCTGGTGGGAGACCGCAGCCCCACCAAGCACACGGTGGCGGCCTTGCGCGCGCGCCAGGCCCGCTGGCCGGAGCGGTACACACGGCTGTTCAAGCAGATCGGCACCCTGGCGTCCGAGGGGGCGAAGGCGGTGGAGCAGGGCGATCTGGAGGCGCTGGGCGACGCGATGAACGTCAACCAGGGGCTGCTGGCGGCGCTCGGGTTGTCTTCTCCGCCGCTGGAGGAGATGGTGTACCGGCTGCGGGGCCTGGGGGCCCTGGGCGCGAAGCTGACAGGGGCTGGAGGTGACGGCGGCGCCGTCATCGGCCTCTTTTTGGAGCCCGAGCCCGCGGTGGCGAAGCTGCTGGAGCTCGGGGTCCGGTGTTTCACCAGCCAGCTCGCGGGACCGCGGGCGTTGTGA
- the fni gene encoding type 2 isopentenyl-diphosphate Delta-isomerase, translating to MGDETTAKRKDAHLDLCATGDVEPQQNSTLLECVRLVHCAMPELDAGDLDLSTRFLGKRLHCPLLITGMTGGTERAGRVNKDLATLAERYGLAFGVGSQRAMSEAPERAASFQVRDVAPSVALLGNIGLYQAARLGVDGVRRLMEAIEADGMALHLNAGQELTQPEGDRDFRGGYAVVEGLVKAFGSRLLVKETGCGIGPEVARRLKELGVSNIDVSGLGGTSWVRVEQLRAKGLLAELGAEFSGWGIPTAAAVASVRQAVGPEVRLVASGGIRTGLDVAKVLALGADVAGMALPLFKAQQEGGLEGAEKALQLILAGLRQAMLLTGSRGCAELRRHPVIKTGELKDWLAAL from the coding sequence ATGGGCGATGAGACAACCGCGAAGCGCAAGGATGCCCACCTCGACCTGTGTGCGACCGGAGACGTGGAACCCCAGCAAAACAGCACCCTGCTGGAGTGCGTGAGGCTGGTGCATTGTGCCATGCCCGAGCTGGATGCCGGGGACTTGGACCTGTCCACCCGTTTTCTGGGCAAGCGCCTACATTGCCCCCTGCTCATCACGGGCATGACGGGCGGCACCGAGCGCGCGGGGCGGGTCAACAAGGATCTGGCGACGCTGGCGGAGCGGTACGGGTTGGCCTTCGGGGTGGGCAGTCAGCGCGCCATGAGCGAGGCGCCCGAGCGCGCGGCCTCGTTCCAGGTGCGGGACGTGGCGCCCTCCGTGGCCCTTCTGGGCAACATTGGCCTCTACCAAGCGGCGCGGCTGGGGGTGGATGGGGTGCGGCGGCTGATGGAGGCCATCGAGGCGGATGGCATGGCGCTGCACCTCAACGCTGGCCAGGAGCTGACGCAGCCCGAGGGCGATCGCGACTTCCGCGGCGGCTACGCGGTGGTGGAGGGGCTGGTGAAGGCCTTCGGCTCGCGGCTGCTGGTGAAGGAGACCGGCTGCGGCATCGGTCCGGAAGTGGCCCGCCGCCTCAAGGAACTCGGCGTGAGCAACATCGATGTCTCGGGCCTGGGGGGCACCTCCTGGGTCCGGGTGGAACAGCTCCGGGCCAAGGGGCTCCTGGCGGAGCTGGGGGCCGAGTTCTCCGGCTGGGGGATTCCCACCGCGGCGGCGGTGGCCTCCGTGCGCCAGGCGGTGGGGCCGGAGGTGCGGCTGGTCGCCTCCGGAGGCATCCGCACGGGCTTGGACGTGGCGAAGGTGCTCGCCTTGGGCGCGGACGTGGCGGGCATGGCCCTGCCGCTCTTCAAGGCTCAGCAGGAAGGAGGACTGGAGGGGGCGGAGAAGGCCCTCCAGCTCATCCTGGCGGGATTGCGTCAGGCCATGCTCCTGACCGGAAGCAGAGGGTGTGCCGAGCTGCGCCGCCACCCGGTGATCAAAACGGGTGAACTGAAGGACTGGCTCGCAGCGCTGTAG
- a CDS encoding hydroxymethylglutaryl-CoA reductase, degradative, giving the protein MSDFVTSRLAGFHKLPIEERRAQIAQMFRLSPEEMELLSGHGSLQTTLANQMIENAVGTFSLPLGLGLNMMVNGRDYLVPMAVEEPSVVAAVSFAAKIVREAGGFTAEADDSMMIGQVQLARYGDPTEATRKILEHKEQLLALANSFHPSMIRRGGGAKDVEVRLLPAPEGPRGEPLLIVHLLVDTQEAMGANLINTMAEGISPLIEQITGGKVYLRILSNLADRRLARAMCRIPVAQLADFDLPGELIAEGISQASRFAQADPYRAATHNKGVMNGIDAVAIATGQDWRAIEAGAHAFACRDGQYRPLSSWHLEEGHLVGRIELPLALGLVGGPIKIHPGVQVALKLMQAHTVREMSMVFAAVGLAQNFAAVRALGSVGIQKGHMAMHARCVAVTAGARGDWVEKIANELVKVGPIKVEKARELIAALSPDEAAAATGSAG; this is encoded by the coding sequence ATGTCTGACTTTGTGACGTCTAGGCTCGCAGGGTTCCACAAGCTGCCGATCGAGGAGCGACGCGCGCAGATCGCCCAGATGTTCCGCCTTTCCCCGGAGGAGATGGAACTGCTCAGTGGCCACGGGAGCCTGCAAACCACGCTGGCCAACCAGATGATCGAGAACGCCGTGGGCACGTTCTCGCTGCCGCTGGGGCTGGGGCTGAACATGATGGTCAACGGGCGCGACTACCTCGTGCCGATGGCCGTCGAGGAGCCCTCCGTGGTGGCCGCGGTCTCCTTCGCCGCGAAGATCGTCCGGGAGGCGGGTGGGTTCACCGCCGAGGCCGACGACTCGATGATGATCGGCCAGGTGCAGCTCGCCCGGTACGGGGACCCGACCGAGGCCACGCGGAAGATCCTGGAGCACAAGGAGCAATTGCTCGCGCTGGCCAACAGCTTCCACCCCTCGATGATCCGCCGGGGCGGCGGGGCCAAGGACGTGGAGGTCCGGCTGTTGCCGGCGCCCGAGGGCCCGCGCGGTGAGCCCCTGCTCATCGTCCACCTGCTCGTCGACACGCAGGAGGCCATGGGCGCCAACCTCATCAACACCATGGCCGAGGGCATCTCCCCGCTGATCGAGCAGATCACCGGGGGCAAGGTGTACCTGCGGATCCTCTCGAACCTGGCGGATCGCCGGCTGGCGCGCGCCATGTGCCGCATCCCGGTGGCGCAGCTGGCGGACTTCGATCTGCCCGGAGAGCTGATCGCCGAGGGCATCTCCCAGGCGAGCCGCTTCGCCCAGGCGGATCCATACCGGGCGGCCACGCACAACAAGGGCGTGATGAACGGCATCGACGCGGTGGCCATCGCCACGGGGCAGGACTGGCGCGCCATCGAGGCCGGGGCGCATGCCTTCGCGTGCCGCGATGGGCAGTACCGGCCGCTGTCCTCCTGGCACCTGGAAGAGGGCCACCTGGTGGGCCGCATCGAGCTGCCGCTGGCGCTGGGGCTGGTGGGCGGCCCCATCAAGATTCACCCGGGCGTGCAGGTGGCGCTCAAGCTGATGCAGGCGCACACCGTGCGCGAGATGTCCATGGTGTTCGCGGCCGTGGGGCTGGCGCAGAACTTCGCGGCGGTGCGGGCGCTGGGCAGCGTGGGCATCCAGAAGGGCCACATGGCGATGCACGCGCGGTGCGTGGCCGTGACGGCGGGCGCGCGGGGCGACTGGGTGGAGAAGATCGCCAACGAACTGGTGAAGGTGGGTCCGATAAAGGTAGAGAAGGCGCGCGAACTCATCGCCGCGCTGTCTCCTGACGAGGCCGCCGCTGCCACGGGGAGCGCGGGTTAG
- the mvaD gene encoding diphosphomevalonate decarboxylase, which translates to MKATALAHPNIALVKYWGKRDDALILPHQSSLSLTLSPMSVTTTVEFGASADQVEINGHAAKGSERDRVLRVLEAVKAEAGGALGPARMVSRGDFPAAAGLASSAAGFAALAVAARAAAGLPADPQAASLLARLGSGSACRSIQGGFCEWRRGERDDGADSFAVQRFAEGHWPELRMVVAILNREEKAVKSRDGMKLTVETSPYYAAWAKDAEAEIPRAVELIQRKDLEGLGALSERNAWRMHATAFAADPPLSYMHPSTLGLIEHLREQRKKGTPVWFTLDAGPNPVLLTDAAHEVAAEALARACGAVDVVRCVPGGDAVLKSEHLF; encoded by the coding sequence ATGAAAGCGACTGCCCTGGCGCATCCCAACATCGCCTTGGTGAAGTATTGGGGGAAGCGGGACGACGCGCTCATTCTTCCCCATCAATCGAGCTTGTCCCTGACGCTCTCCCCCATGTCCGTCACCACGACGGTGGAGTTTGGCGCCAGCGCGGATCAAGTGGAGATCAACGGCCACGCGGCCAAGGGCAGCGAGCGGGACCGGGTTCTCCGGGTGCTGGAGGCGGTGAAGGCGGAGGCAGGCGGCGCGCTGGGGCCCGCGCGGATGGTGTCGCGCGGGGACTTCCCGGCGGCGGCGGGGCTGGCGAGCAGCGCGGCGGGCTTCGCGGCGCTGGCGGTGGCGGCCCGGGCCGCGGCGGGACTGCCCGCGGATCCCCAGGCGGCGAGCCTCCTGGCCCGGCTGGGCAGTGGCTCGGCGTGCCGCAGCATCCAGGGCGGCTTCTGCGAGTGGCGGCGCGGCGAGCGCGACGATGGCGCGGACAGCTTCGCGGTGCAGCGCTTCGCCGAGGGGCACTGGCCGGAGCTGCGCATGGTGGTGGCCATCCTCAACCGCGAGGAGAAAGCGGTGAAGTCGCGGGATGGGATGAAGCTCACGGTGGAGACGAGCCCGTACTACGCCGCGTGGGCGAAGGACGCGGAGGCCGAGATTCCCCGGGCCGTGGAGCTCATCCAGCGCAAGGATTTGGAGGGGCTGGGGGCGCTGAGTGAGCGCAACGCTTGGCGCATGCACGCCACGGCGTTCGCGGCGGATCCGCCGCTCAGCTACATGCACCCGAGCACGCTGGGGCTCATCGAGCACCTGCGTGAGCAGCGCAAGAAGGGCACGCCGGTGTGGTTCACGCTGGATGCGGGGCCGAACCCCGTGCTGCTGACGGACGCGGCCCACGAGGTGGCGGCCGAAGCGCTGGCGCGGGCGTGTGGCGCGGTGGACGTGGTGCGGTGCGTGCCGGGTGGGGATGCGGTGCTGAAGAGCGAGCACCTCTTCTGA
- a CDS encoding mevalonate kinase family protein has translation MERALSAPGKLFVSGEYAVLWGGMSRVLAVAPRTAALVRRRPDARVHVCLEEGTLAGSATPKGVRWEREVPPGFSFVARTLDEALRAHGRQSVGFELAMAPSAVGPGGLKLGMGGSACATVLAADAARFILEERFDTLKLSLVAHSLGQGGKGSGGDVAASFAGGLLRYRRYDTSALLTASSAGGFRAALLEAPSVDVWRLPAPKLAMAYAFTGESASTRVLISQVEARLAESGRQAFVERSDALGHALEEGLGGGDFRTFSEAVTAQQRLLQELGPTETESMRRVLAIAASYGGVGKQSGAGGGDGCILFAPGVDVRAEMMKGLEARGFHTMALEAEPGLRGEAQPDSRLRTWLDAHA, from the coding sequence ATGGAACGTGCCCTGTCCGCGCCGGGGAAGCTGTTCGTCTCCGGGGAGTACGCCGTGCTGTGGGGCGGCATGTCCCGGGTGCTGGCGGTGGCGCCCCGGACGGCGGCGCTGGTGCGCAGGCGTCCGGATGCGCGGGTCCACGTGTGCCTGGAAGAGGGCACGCTGGCGGGCAGCGCGACGCCCAAGGGCGTCCGGTGGGAGCGAGAGGTGCCTCCGGGGTTCTCCTTCGTGGCGCGGACGCTGGACGAGGCGCTGCGCGCGCACGGCCGGCAGAGCGTGGGCTTCGAGCTGGCGATGGCCCCCTCCGCGGTGGGGCCGGGCGGGCTCAAGCTGGGCATGGGCGGGAGCGCGTGCGCGACGGTGCTGGCCGCGGACGCGGCGCGCTTCATCCTGGAGGAGCGCTTCGACACGTTGAAGCTGTCGCTGGTGGCGCACTCCCTGGGGCAGGGCGGCAAGGGCAGTGGCGGGGACGTGGCGGCGAGCTTCGCGGGAGGACTGCTGCGCTACCGGAGGTATGACACCTCGGCGCTCCTGACGGCCTCCAGCGCGGGAGGGTTCCGGGCGGCGCTGCTGGAGGCGCCCTCCGTGGATGTGTGGCGGCTGCCCGCCCCGAAGTTGGCGATGGCCTACGCCTTCACGGGGGAGAGCGCCTCCACGCGCGTGCTCATCTCCCAGGTGGAAGCGCGGCTGGCCGAGTCTGGGCGCCAGGCGTTCGTGGAGCGCTCGGACGCGCTGGGGCATGCGCTGGAGGAGGGGCTGGGCGGCGGGGACTTCCGCACGTTCTCCGAGGCCGTGACGGCACAGCAGCGGCTGTTGCAGGAGCTGGGGCCCACCGAGACGGAGAGCATGCGCCGGGTGCTGGCCATCGCCGCCTCCTACGGGGGCGTGGGGAAGCAGTCCGGGGCAGGAGGGGGCGATGGGTGCATCCTCTTTGCACCGGGCGTGGACGTCCGGGCCGAGATGATGAAGGGCCTGGAGGCGCGGGGCTTCCACACGATGGCGCTGGAAGCGGAGCCAGGGCTTCGGGGAGAGGCTCAGCCGGATTCGCGGCTGCGCACGTGGCTGGACGCGCACGCGTAG
- a CDS encoding sensor histidine kinase, whose protein sequence is MKLSLATRIFLGYAVVLVTFGAVSLFSVAELHRNQQEIRLISQGYQPLSQDAAALETFHTNQIKDTERLLDEESVETRRALIRLARVYYPPLMAQRMASAQAKAREVLTFAPSGEMPFVRELEARFGELEAQHASHGQKAEAVFTALSTESPNRQKVAELIAELRQMESTIGRELRVLRAALDNRIRERVDRVEERERGTGLAIIMLSLVAIIVGLGATLLSARTLRPVRTLIEGVSRIGRGDYSAQLGVQGEDEVAVLAREFDAMARSLQARESQLKAQAEALARAEQLAAVGRISAQVAHEVRNPLSSIGLNVEMLEDALAHATFSDPEEARETKDLLAAVTREVDRLTDVTEQYLRMARPPKPTLVAEDVTEVLGSLLDFSREELERAGVQVVRHFDPDTPLVMADEGQLRQVFLNLVRNSREAMPGGGRLTVTIRGIDKEVEVFVQDTGRGMPEPVRERIFEPFFSTKEGGTGLGLSVSQQILQAHGGSLSCLSSSGQGTTFVLRLPRA, encoded by the coding sequence ATGAAGCTCTCGCTCGCCACGCGCATCTTCCTGGGCTACGCCGTGGTGCTCGTCACCTTCGGAGCGGTGTCCCTGTTCAGCGTGGCGGAGCTGCACCGCAACCAGCAGGAGATCCGGCTCATCAGCCAGGGCTACCAGCCGCTCTCCCAGGATGCCGCGGCCCTGGAGACCTTCCACACCAACCAGATCAAGGACACGGAGCGGCTGCTGGACGAGGAGAGCGTGGAGACGCGGCGCGCCCTCATCCGGCTGGCCCGGGTGTACTACCCGCCCCTGATGGCCCAGCGCATGGCCTCCGCCCAGGCCAAGGCGCGGGAGGTGCTCACCTTCGCCCCCTCTGGCGAGATGCCGTTCGTGAGAGAGCTGGAGGCCCGCTTCGGGGAGCTGGAGGCGCAGCACGCAAGCCACGGCCAGAAAGCCGAGGCCGTCTTCACCGCCCTGAGCACCGAGAGCCCCAACCGGCAGAAGGTGGCCGAGCTCATCGCCGAGCTGCGGCAGATGGAGTCCACCATCGGCCGGGAGTTGCGCGTGCTGCGCGCGGCCCTCGACAACCGCATCCGCGAGCGCGTGGACCGTGTCGAGGAGCGCGAGCGGGGCACGGGGCTGGCCATCATCATGCTCTCCCTGGTGGCCATCATCGTGGGCCTGGGGGCCACCTTGCTCTCGGCGCGGACCTTGCGGCCGGTGCGCACCCTCATCGAGGGCGTCTCGCGCATTGGCCGGGGGGACTACAGCGCGCAGCTCGGCGTGCAGGGCGAGGACGAGGTGGCGGTGCTGGCGCGGGAGTTCGACGCCATGGCCCGCTCCCTCCAGGCGCGCGAGTCCCAGCTCAAGGCGCAGGCCGAGGCGCTCGCCCGCGCCGAGCAGCTCGCCGCCGTGGGCCGCATCTCCGCCCAGGTCGCCCACGAGGTGCGCAACCCCCTGTCCTCCATCGGCCTCAACGTGGAGATGCTGGAGGATGCCCTGGCCCACGCCACCTTCAGCGACCCCGAGGAGGCGCGCGAGACGAAGGACCTGCTGGCCGCGGTGACGCGCGAGGTGGACCGGCTCACCGACGTGACGGAGCAGTACCTGCGCATGGCCCGCCCCCCCAAGCCCACCCTGGTGGCCGAGGACGTCACCGAGGTGCTCGGCAGCCTGCTCGACTTCTCCCGGGAGGAACTGGAGCGCGCGGGCGTCCAGGTGGTGCGGCACTTCGACCCGGACACCCCCTTGGTGATGGCCGACGAGGGACAGTTGCGCCAGGTCTTCCTCAACCTGGTGCGCAACAGCCGGGAGGCCATGCCCGGCGGCGGCCGCCTCACGGTGACCATCCGGGGGATCGACAAGGAGGTGGAGGTATTCGTCCAGGACACCGGCCGGGGCATGCCGGAACCGGTGCGTGAGCGCATCTTCGAGCCCTTCTTTTCCACCAAGGAAGGCGGCACGGGGCTGGGCCTCTCCGTCAGCCAGCAGATTCTGCAAGCCCATGGCGGCTCGCTTTCCTGCCTGAGTTCCTCCGGCCAAGGCACCACCTTCGTGTTAAGGCTTCCTCGCGCATGA
- a CDS encoding kelch repeat-containing protein produces MRLPPYRQALAWVLLALTPACQEEGQAPRVQLVTTACMGLPPLENVTWLLLRVTGEGIHPPIERVAPVDLRPEDVPAVPPGPGRVLEARGYTDEPFFSGQVVSVGRSAPFEMPAEGGPAEPVRVVLRRVETWVPLEDAQRPGECLHLTEPRAGHTATLLKDGRVLLAGGFQVDGSGNAETLASLEILDPGGRTLSFLPGAGGGAARRAFHTATLTPGGGVLLAGGEVSQAGVAVPLRSAGVWDPVTEEVQGFELAWARSRHGAAMDSGGRVLLAGGVGEAGALVPEPEGVDPQALRGFSVPQALPRLGASVSAVQEGQRVAVIGGSDGTALVPEVLTFAFDGATFVPEATGARLRQPRRNAALAPFAGQRLLVVGGYGSPEAPEINGNALPMSEVIDWSAAVPRVSEGPSFVARGDVCAEALSAGRVFVAGGRRQDPASFKLVSSGLVEQVIPTASETSAVLGQPPLASARYLHTCTPLPDGSVLVTGGLDDSLGSPVIQESALIYMPVPRD; encoded by the coding sequence ATGCGGCTCCCCCCCTATCGTCAGGCCTTGGCCTGGGTTCTGCTGGCCCTTACCCCTGCATGCCAGGAGGAGGGGCAGGCGCCGAGGGTCCAACTCGTCACCACCGCATGCATGGGCCTCCCGCCCCTCGAGAACGTCACGTGGCTGCTGCTGCGGGTCACGGGCGAAGGAATCCACCCTCCCATCGAGCGGGTCGCCCCCGTGGACTTGCGGCCCGAGGATGTGCCCGCCGTGCCTCCCGGGCCCGGACGGGTGCTGGAGGCGCGAGGGTACACGGACGAGCCCTTCTTCTCCGGGCAGGTGGTCTCCGTGGGACGCTCCGCCCCGTTCGAGATGCCCGCGGAAGGGGGGCCTGCGGAGCCCGTGCGCGTCGTCCTCCGCCGGGTGGAGACGTGGGTGCCGCTGGAGGATGCGCAGCGGCCGGGTGAGTGCCTGCACCTCACCGAGCCTCGGGCGGGGCACACGGCGACGCTCCTGAAGGATGGCCGGGTGCTGCTGGCCGGGGGCTTCCAGGTGGACGGCTCGGGGAATGCCGAGACCCTCGCCTCCCTCGAAATCCTGGACCCGGGCGGGCGGACCCTGTCCTTCCTGCCGGGTGCGGGCGGGGGGGCGGCGCGGAGGGCCTTTCATACGGCGACGCTGACGCCGGGGGGTGGGGTGCTGCTGGCGGGCGGGGAGGTCTCTCAGGCGGGTGTCGCGGTGCCCCTGCGCTCCGCGGGGGTCTGGGATCCGGTGACCGAAGAGGTCCAGGGCTTCGAGCTGGCCTGGGCCCGGAGCCGCCACGGGGCCGCGATGGACAGCGGTGGGCGGGTGCTGCTGGCCGGTGGGGTGGGGGAGGCCGGGGCGCTGGTGCCCGAGCCGGAGGGGGTCGATCCCCAAGCGCTCCGGGGTTTTTCCGTGCCCCAGGCATTGCCCCGGCTGGGCGCGAGCGTGAGCGCCGTTCAGGAGGGGCAGCGCGTGGCGGTCATCGGCGGCTCGGATGGCACGGCGCTGGTGCCCGAGGTGCTGACCTTCGCCTTCGATGGCGCCACATTCGTCCCGGAGGCCACGGGGGCGCGGCTGCGCCAGCCCCGGAGGAACGCCGCGCTGGCCCCATTCGCGGGGCAGCGGTTGCTCGTGGTGGGCGGCTACGGCTCTCCCGAGGCTCCGGAGATCAACGGGAACGCCCTGCCCATGTCGGAGGTCATCGATTGGAGCGCGGCGGTGCCCCGGGTCTCGGAAGGGCCCTCGTTCGTGGCCAGGGGCGATGTGTGCGCGGAGGCCCTGTCCGCGGGACGGGTCTTCGTCGCGGGGGGGCGTCGGCAGGACCCCGCGAGCTTCAAGCTGGTGAGCTCCGGGCTCGTGGAGCAGGTGATTCCCACCGCCAGCGAGACCTCGGCGGTCCTGGGCCAGCCGCCGCTGGCCTCTGCCCGGTACCTGCATACCTGCACCCCGCTGCCGGACGGCTCGGTGCTCGTGACCGGAGGCCTGGATGACAGCCTGGGCAGTCCCGTGATTCAAGAGAGCGCCCTGATTTACATGCCGGTTCCCAGGGACTGA